The genomic window GAACATCATTTTCTTGTTTGCACGAACTGGCGCAATTGCCACATCCTATACATTTTTCAATATCAATACCGATTCCATACCAAGGGCCTTCTCCTTCCGGTTCTTTAGCCGCAAAAACCATTATTTTGAAAGGTTTTAATGCAGATGTTAAAACAATACCTCCTGTTATAAAACCAGCAGTCTTGATAAATTTTCGTCTATCCTTTTCAGGACTTTTGTTGTTTATTATTGCCATGGTTCATGTGGATTATGACATTTAACACAGTTTTTTCCTTTGTTATGTTCTTCAATGTCAATTTGCAAAACATAATCATCCGACCGAGCAGTATTTAGTGAATGGCATTTACCACAAAAATCTCGACCTCCAGGTTTGAGAATATCTTCTGATTCCTCTGAGATGTTGTGTAGATGAGCAGGACCATGACAACTTTCACATGAAATAACATCATGTAATCCTTCTAGTTTTAATTCTACAATATCATTATGACATTCCTTGCAAGATTCCTCACCCTGATACTTTGCTTCCAAAGCAGCATTTTCGGCAATAGCTAAAAATCGATAATGACCTTCTTCTCCAAAGGATTCTGGAATAAGAAAATGGCGTAAAACTAGGAATAGTCCAATTACAATTGCAAAAACAATTAGTAATCTCTTAATTTGAAGTGGCATACCTAAATTGTTTAAATGTTAAACGCTCTTGGTATTAGTGCTTTGCCCTTTTATCTATTTGCTTAATCAGATTATTAAAAATAATCACGTGAAAAGGCAAAAAATTATACCAATATATATGTCCTCTCCAACCATTCGGTTGAAAATATGCATGCACAGTTAGTTTGTTGTATTCTCCCTCTGGATCGACACAGAATTTCAACCAGGCTTTTCCGGGTAATTTCATTTCAGCCCGAAGCAATAACAGCCGATCTTCTCTTAAATCTTCAACTCGCCAAAAATCAATGACATCATTAATTCTAATACTTGATGAACTTCTTCGACCACGAGATGTACCGATACCCATTAACACACGATCAAACATGCCTCTTAGCCTCCACATCCAGTTAGTATTAAACCAACCCTCTTTTCCCCCAATTCTACAAAAAGAATCAAATAAATCAGAATCTCTGTTTTTTGTTTTTAAAGAATAAATAGCTTGGTATCGTGCAGGTTTTGAAAGCTCTGTCAATTTCAATGCAAGATCATGAGCTGGGGGATAGGCATCCGACCAACGAGTATAAATTTTATCTTGCTCTTCTCGAGTCATGGCTTGTAAAACAGCCTCTTTATAGGTCAATGGCTTAAAATTCAATATTTTCTTTATGTCCTCGCTTTGACAAACTACTTCATTTTTACAGCCTTCCATGAGGCATAAAGTAATTGGGGCAGGTACCGGAGTTAACAAACTGGCAAAGTATCCATATAAAGTAGCATTTGAAAAAAAAGAAGGAAGAAACAACCTTCTTTTCCCTAATATTGATGCCAGTTCTTTCAGCATCATTTCATATGTTAATATATCTCCTCCTCCAATATCATAGTATTTATGTTCATATTCCTCTACTTCCAGCACACCAACCAGATACTTCATAACATCTTCAATAGCAATAGGTTGACTTTTTGTTTTTGCCCAATAGGGAATTAAAAAAACAGGGGAGTTTAACACCAGATTCTTAACAATTTCGTAAGATGCACTCCCAGGACCAATGATAATAGCAGCCCGTAATGAAATAACAGGAACTTTTCCTAACATCAACTCTTCAGCCACCTTCATTCTACTATCTAAATGATGTGACAGATTCGCTTCTTTTTTACCCAGTCCGGTCAGATAAATAATGCGCTTAATCTCCATTTCTGCAGCTGCATCTCTAAAATTCTCTGCGGCTCTAATATCAAACATTTCAAATGCCATTTTTCCTAATAACAAAGAATGAATCAGGTAAAAAGCTGTATGTACTCCTTTTAATGCCTTCTTAAGCTGATCGATATCTATGGCATCGGCCTGAACAATTTCAGCACCCGGCCATCTTTCTATATGTTCTGGAGAAATTACCCTGACCATTACACGCACCTGATATCCCCTATCCAAAAGCACTGGGACCAAACGCCCACCAATGTAACCAGTTGCACCTGTTACCAGAATGATACCCAATTCAGGTTTAGGATTTGTTGGTAAATCCTTAATTGCTTCGTCAATAACCTGGTGTAATTCCATACTTTAGGAATTTAATTGTTTACCAGTTTTTCTCACGCGCCATACTTTAATGAAGACAAAAATATAGGAAGTCCAAACACTAAATAGAAATGTAACAAAAGCAATTAGCATCCAGGTAGGTGGATCAGTTGTCCAAAGTTTGCCATGAGCTTCTAATTCTAATTTGGTTTTTTCACCCCAGTCAATACTGTTTACAGCAGATATGTTTGCATATTTTTCATTATCCAATATCCTTGCATTAAAAATCAGTAATCCATTTTCATCACCCGGAAGGTTTTCTGGAAAATCAACATAAGCTATCCCATCGGACAAATGAACATTTTCAATGAGCAAATCACCAAATAAAGTTGGACTGCTAAGACTACATTCCACCAGATCAGATATCAAAATCCATTGATCATCAAACTTTTCTTTTGCCCGTATAATGATTGATTTTTGATTCTCAATTACTTCAAATGATATTTCCAATGATAATTCAACCGCTTGATAGTTAGTATCTTTTTTACTGGAAAACGAATCTTCAGCAAATACAAATGCTGAAGGTATCAGAAACAATAGTACTGAAATACAAGCACCGAAAACCTTCATTATTTTTTTAATAATCTTGTAATTCATAGCATTAATCTTGTTTCTTTTCCAGCTTCTTTGCAGGTTTATTTAAAATTGATTCAGTGAGCTGAACAATGGGGATTAACTTAGTTACAACAGTCACTAAAAATAGAAAAAGAGCCAATCCTGATAGCGTTAAAATCCATTCAACCCATGTGGCAGAATAATGTACATATTCAGGACGTGCATCTTGAATTGGAAACAAGGGAGTTTCAAGAGTTGGTATTATACTGATATAGCGTTTGACCCACATGCCAACCAATATGATGATAGAAGCAATACCAATACTGGAGATTGATTGCAATTTTTTTATTCCTACAATTAATATAGGAATGATAATTCCTATGATATTAGTAAACAAAAACAACCAACCATACTGCTTAAAGTCCAATAAGCGTTTTATCAATTGCGCATCCCATTTTTTGAAACTATACCACATGGAGAAATATTCATTAAAATTAAAATATGCATAGACAAATGCAATAACAACTAAAGCAATACCAACATACCTAAAATGCATGTCGGTAATGTATTCTTTCAAATTATAACGCTTCCGAAATACCCACATAAGCAGGATAACAACGGCAATTCCTGAATACAAAGCTGCAAAAACGAAATAGGGTCCGAATATGGTACTATTCCAACCGGGTCTAAGCGTCATGCCAAATATCCAGGACAAAATGGTTGTCAGAAAGACTGAAATTGGGATAAGAATCGCAGCCAAAGTTTTCAGAGCAATTCGTAAATCTTTTTGCTGTTTTTCAGTGTTCTTATAATTAATTGACAAGAAACGGTACACTTTAATTCTCCAATTTGGTAATCGTAATTCATTTGAATCTCGTAAATAAGCTAAATCAGGAACAAGCAATAAATACAAGAACGCAATATTGCCAACTAAATAAGTGATCATGACAAAAATATCCCAAATAATAGGCGAAGGAATTCTTCCATGAATGAGTAATAGATAAACTCTATCAATTCGACCCAGACAAAGAAGAATATAGAGAGGACCAATTAAACCGCAGGTTACCGATACAAGCTGAGTGATTCGAACAATAGGGGCTCTCCAGCTAACGCGGAACAAAACCAATAAACCAGAAAAAATTCCACCGGCATAACTAACTCCCATAAAGAACACAAAATTTGAGATATAAATGCCCCACACAACGTGGTCGCGCATGCCGGTTATTTCATGTCCATGAATAATTTGCATGATTAAGGCCACAAATCCCAATAGAATAATACAAACCAATATAAACATCCACACATAACCAAATAAACCACGTGAATCTAATTGTCTGGCAAAACTTAATAGGTTATAAAAATCTTTTACTTTGTCTTTCATAAAGCCATATTGCTAAAATAAAATTCTATGCATCAATGGAAATATCGATTCCATCAGGTATATTGTCTAATCCATTTTCAACAGGAAAAATCCGATCTACAGGAGGTAGATAATATACACTGGGTTCGGTTCCTAATTCATCGGCATACTGATAACCACCCTTATTTTTTATCATTTCACTAAATCTGACTACTTCTTCGCCATTTGAAACAGCGTCTTCATTAAAATCTCCATAATAAATAACACCATTGGGACAAGCAGTAACACAAGAAGGCAATACTCCTTTTCGAGCCATTTCAGGACAGAAATCACATTTACTAACTGTTCCATGCACGCGAGGATGACCCGTTTCAGGTGAATATTCGGCACCATCATTTGCACTATCATGTTTTGCCCAATTAAAGATTCTGGCAGAATAGGGGCAACCAGTCATACAAAATTTACAACCAATGCAAATTTTATTATCAATTAATACAATACCATCCGAACGTTTAAAAGTGGCTCCCACCGGACAGAGACTGACACAAGGTGGGTTGTCGCAATGAAAGCAAGGCTTTGGCATCCAATAAGCAGCTGTATTTTTTGAATCTTTCATCAAATACACTTTCAAATACTCCATGTGAGTAGGCAAGTGATGCATTTCCTGACAACTTTCAACACATTTTCTTGCATTCTTACATTTTGAAAGATCGATAAGCATGACAAATTTCCTTCCTGCTATACCCTTTCTTGATTCTTTCCGATTTGCACCTTGAGGACAAGCTTTCAGTTGACTCTTATTCACTTCTACAACAGCTCCGTCTTGCGTTAATACATTCACTTTTTCGCCAGAACTTGCTTCTTCATTTTTACATGCGTTCAGCAAAAAACCAGCAGATGTTGTTGCAGCAGCTAGTAAGGCACTTTGTTGAAGAAATTCTCTTCGTGTGTTTTTTTTGTTCTCTTTTTTCTTACTCAAACTTTCTTTTTTAATAATTAATTATTTTAATTATTTATTCCAATAATAGTGCTGTTATCTAACAAACAGCCGCTTAAGTATGGTTTTTAAGAAATTTACTAAAATTTCCTAAATTACCAATTTACAAAAATATTCACATATAACTTATTACTATTTGTCAATATTTGAATATATATATGTCATGAATTTGTTGATATTAATTAATTAGCCGTGTTAAACACCAAAAAATAATTTCAGCTACATTCTTCTATAAGCAATTGGAATTCAGTAAGAATTTCTATTTTAGCTACACTTATAAAATACGATTTAAAAAACACAAATAGATAAATGATACATCCAAGCTTGATTAATCCTGCAAGTATTGTAGTTGTTGGAGCATCAAATAATGTAAAAAAACCGGGTGGTAAGGTTTTGAAGAATCTTTTGGATCACAACTATTCTGGCGAACTTTTCACGGTAAATCCTAAAAAGGATGAGATACAGGGCATAAAATGTTTTAAAAGTGTAAACGATCTTCCACAGGCTGATTTAGCCATCATATCCATAGCTGCAAAAGACTGCGAAGAAACCGTAAAGATATTAGCAAGGGAAAAAGGAACCCGTGCATTTGTAATTTTATCAGCTGGATTTAGTGAAGAGAATGAACAAGGAGCTAAACGCGAAAAAGCAATCGTGGACATTATTGATTCGGTAGGTGGTAGTTTAATAGGTCCAAATTGTGTCGGTTTGTTCAATCAATATCATACGTCTATTTTCACAACTCCCATACCCCTTATTGATCCGCAAGGGATTGATTTTATTTCTGGATCAGGAGCTACAGCTGTTTTCATCATGGAAGCTGCAATTTCAAAAGGCATTACATTTTCAAGTGTTTATTCAGTTGGAAACTCAGCTCAAATTGGCGTTGAAGATATCCTCCAATATTTGGATGAAACATTTGATGCTGAATCTTCTTCGAAAGTAAAACTACTGTATGTAGAGAGTGTTAATAAACCACAAATGCTACTCAAGCATGCGTCTTCATTAATACGTAAAGGGTGTAAGATTGCTGCCATCAAATCAGGAAGCTCTGAAGCAGGTAGCCGGGCTGCCTCTTCTCACACGGGTGCATTGGCTAGCTCGGATGTAGCCGTTGATGCTTTGTTCAGAAAAGCTGGTATTGTCAGAGTTCATGGCCGTGAAGAATTAGCAACAGTTGCATCTATTTTTATGCATCCAGAGTTAATTGGAAAAAATATAGCAATTATTACACATGCTGGAGGACCAGCTGTTATGCTTACTGACTCCTTGTCAAAAGGGGGTTTGGAAATCCCTGCAATTGAAGGTGCAGAAGCAGATATTTTGTTAGAAAAGCTTCTACCGGGTTCATC from Bacteroidota bacterium includes these protein-coding regions:
- a CDS encoding DUF2867 domain-containing protein — encoded protein: MELHQVIDEAIKDLPTNPKPELGIILVTGATGYIGGRLVPVLLDRGYQVRVMVRVISPEHIERWPGAEIVQADAIDIDQLKKALKGVHTAFYLIHSLLLGKMAFEMFDIRAAENFRDAAAEMEIKRIIYLTGLGKKEANLSHHLDSRMKVAEELMLGKVPVISLRAAIIIGPGSASYEIVKNLVLNSPVFLIPYWAKTKSQPIAIEDVMKYLVGVLEVEEYEHKYYDIGGGDILTYEMMLKELASILGKRRLFLPSFFSNATLYGYFASLLTPVPAPITLCLMEGCKNEVVCQSEDIKKILNFKPLTYKEAVLQAMTREEQDKIYTRWSDAYPPAHDLALKLTELSKPARYQAIYSLKTKNRDSDLFDSFCRIGGKEGWFNTNWMWRLRGMFDRVLMGIGTSRGRRSSSSIRINDVIDFWRVEDLREDRLLLLRAEMKLPGKAWLKFCVDPEGEYNKLTVHAYFQPNGWRGHIYWYNFLPFHVIIFNNLIKQIDKRAKH
- the nrfD gene encoding polysulfide reductase NrfD; the encoded protein is MKDKVKDFYNLLSFARQLDSRGLFGYVWMFILVCIILLGFVALIMQIIHGHEITGMRDHVVWGIYISNFVFFMGVSYAGGIFSGLLVLFRVSWRAPIVRITQLVSVTCGLIGPLYILLCLGRIDRVYLLLIHGRIPSPIIWDIFVMITYLVGNIAFLYLLLVPDLAYLRDSNELRLPNWRIKVYRFLSINYKNTEKQQKDLRIALKTLAAILIPISVFLTTILSWIFGMTLRPGWNSTIFGPYFVFAALYSGIAVVILLMWVFRKRYNLKEYITDMHFRYVGIALVVIAFVYAYFNFNEYFSMWYSFKKWDAQLIKRLLDFKQYGWLFLFTNIIGIIIPILIVGIKKLQSISSIGIASIIILVGMWVKRYISIIPTLETPLFPIQDARPEYVHYSATWVEWILTLSGLALFLFLVTVVTKLIPIVQLTESILNKPAKKLEKKQD
- a CDS encoding 4Fe-4S dicluster domain-containing protein, whose translation is MLIDLSKCKNARKCVESCQEMHHLPTHMEYLKVYLMKDSKNTAAYWMPKPCFHCDNPPCVSLCPVGATFKRSDGIVLIDNKICIGCKFCMTGCPYSARIFNWAKHDSANDGAEYSPETGHPRVHGTVSKCDFCPEMARKGVLPSCVTACPNGVIYYGDFNEDAVSNGEEVVRFSEMIKNKGGYQYADELGTEPSVYYLPPVDRIFPVENGLDNIPDGIDISIDA
- a CDS encoding CoA-binding protein, producing the protein MIHPSLINPASIVVVGASNNVKKPGGKVLKNLLDHNYSGELFTVNPKKDEIQGIKCFKSVNDLPQADLAIISIAAKDCEETVKILAREKGTRAFVILSAGFSEENEQGAKREKAIVDIIDSVGGSLIGPNCVGLFNQYHTSIFTTPIPLIDPQGIDFISGSGATAVFIMEAAISKGITFSSVYSVGNSAQIGVEDILQYLDETFDAESSSKVKLLYVESVNKPQMLLKHASSLIRKGCKIAAIKSGSSEAGSRAASSHTGALASSDVAVDALFRKAGIVRVHGREELATVASIFMHPELIGKNIAIITHAGGPAVMLTDSLSKGGLEIPAIEGAEADILLEKLLPGSSVANPIDFLATGTAEQLGDIIDACNNDFDHIDAMAVIFGSPGLVPVYDVYDLLDEKMKTSKKPIYPLLPSIINVKDEIEQFLAKGRINFPDEVTFGNALCKVYNNPPTESENIELPAVDQVKIRHIIDKAENGYLMPEQVQEILDASGIPRAGEAIASSKEEAILKANQLGFPIVMKVIGPVHKSDVGGVVLHIKNAETVGKEFERMIQIPDTTAILLQPMLSGTELFVGAKKEEKFGHMVLCGLGGIFIEVLKDVNAGLAPISDQEADWMIKNLKSYKIIEGVRGQEGVNESLFREIVQRVSVLVKIAPEIFEMDLNPLLGKTDKVVAVDARIRIEKE